The Streptomyces nigra genome includes the window CCATCCGGACCGGCTGACCACAGCCGCCCGCAAGAAGGACCGCGGCGACCGCCTCTACCTGGACGTCCAGCGCAACGCCTACGCGCAGACCGCCGTCGCCCCCTACACCGTCCGCGCCCGGCCCGGCGCCCCCGTCGCCACCCCCGTGGCCTGGGACGCCGTCGACGACCCGGAGCTGCACGCCCGCCGCTGGACCATCGCCGACGCCGTCGAGCAGGCCGCCACCGAGCCCTGGGCGGAGCTCGGCCGCGCCCGCGCCCTCGGCCCGGCCCGCCGCCGGCTCGCGACCCTGCGTGACTGACCACCGGACGCACCGTCACTGTTCGAACCGAGCCGGTTTACCGAGCGCTTTCCGGGCCACACGGCGTAGGAGGCGCCCATGAATGATTCACAGAACACATCCAAGTCATCCAGACGGCAGACGGACGGGACGGGCAAGGGGCCGACCCCGATGGAGGTCCTGCGCGAGGCGCGGGCCCAGCTCGCCGAGCTCACCGGCATGGAAGCGGAGACCGTGACGTCCTTCGATCGCACGGAGGACGGCTGGACCCTCGAAGTCGAGGTCCTGGAGCTGTCCCGCGTCCCCGACACGATGAGCCTCATGGCGAGCTACCAGGTCGAACTGGACTCCGAGGGGCAGCTCACCGGATACCGGCGTCTGGGCCGGTACGAGCGGGGGCGTTCCGACGCCCGGCGCGGTGGCCGCTAGGCCCGCGCACCCACGCCCAGCACACCGTCCCCGAGACAAGGAGGAACGGTCCGAATGACCGTTGTCCCGGCACAGCAGACCGGCGGCGGAGGCGGCAGCAGCGGCCTCTACGACGTACTTGA containing:
- a CDS encoding gas vesicle protein; the encoded protein is MNDSQNTSKSSRRQTDGTGKGPTPMEVLREARAQLAELTGMEAETVTSFDRTEDGWTLEVEVLELSRVPDTMSLMASYQVELDSEGQLTGYRRLGRYERGRSDARRGGR